gtgtaagcccgccctctgttcaaagatggtcgttcacagtggacatagatgcttctttcactcctctttcaaaccatctgtcctctctgtccaaaatgtgaacattggcatcctcgaaagagtgacctttgaccttttgatgcagatggactgccgAGTCTTGTCCCGTCTTGTCAgaagtccatctgcatctaaagcaCAAAGGTCTCTGTAATCTATTGTCCATCTCATGACATGATTCAAGATTAACAATGAAAACTTTTAGATAAAACATTGAGAAATCAGTCTGAGTGGCATTTATTCCAACACATTAACAGCAGAATTCTGAGAAGGTTGCAATATGAGCACACTGAAGTATCACAGctcaagacacacaagctgtcAGTGGTTTACTGGgttgttgtagttttttttaaccacaagaTGGGGCTCATTATCTATTCATCCATTTCCCAGCCGACTCCTATCACAAGgctcgcacacaaacacatacttcTACCCAGAGCCAATCTGTTGTGGTTTAAGTCTAAGGAGCACCGTGGGCAGCTTAGTAATTAACCTGCCTAGAAAAATGTGAAGTTGGTCGTATAGGTAACAAAAATACccgaaacaaaaacaaatatagttGCCACAAAAGATCCATGCTAAAACAAAACTTCACTTATATAGATGTTATTAGGTGATTTGAAAAAGTTCCATGGTTAGACAAAGCCATCAGACTCGAGGCATCTGGCACAACATAGCTTCTGCAGTCAGTCTACCTCTGATTTTTAAAGCTCAGATTATACCTCGTTTTCATATCTGATAGTGGTTAAAGGGGGATTACTCCACACAAGGAGCTGGCATGGATAAACACTCTAAGTGGGAGAGACAGTCAGTCTTTGTTATGTTTTAACACTGGGATTTATTTTTCATCCTACACTGTTGGAAGCCAGGAATAACTTTTTTTGGAGGTTTGTACAAATTGAAATGATAAAGGACTTTGTTATAATTCACTCCAGATTTGATGGGTGTTCTAAATAAAGCTGTTGtggattgttgttttttaacagaaTAAGAACCTAATGCAAACTTCATCTTAGAATGGAAATGATCAATGGAAAATTCAATTAAACAGCTTCCTGGGACCCATCAGTCGATCACATATCTTCTGGGTGGCTTTGCAGGCAGGAAATCATTTCTTGGACTGGCCTCTTCTCAAAACAAATCTGATAAACTGCTGTGAACAAAGGGAACCTGGAGAGAGTAAGGACAGAGTTAGTCAAGAAACAAGAGAAGCTTGGCGAAGTagaaaagacaaaatacaagttattaatttcacatgtaatgaACGAATATAGAATAggtaaacaacaacaatacaatGATGAATATGATGAGCCAAAGTATGACGATCTCAAAACGACCCAGTAAcatatttcagttttgtttcagcATAGAATCCTAGGGTGGTTAATTACAGTAACTTGAATGAGTTTAGGGAGAGTTTGTTCTTTATTATCGatttctgtgtttaaaaataGTTCAAATCCTTCCAAAGTCTGTAgttgtagtaataataataataataataacaataacaacaacaataggATGCGGCTGAGAGGTGGCTTGTGGTAGCCATCGAACCACATGGTGGACAAATGGAGCTGTCATATTTCAAGGATCTTCTCaatcccactgacatgacctCCATACAGGAAGCAGATTCTGGGAGGAAAGGGATGACCTGCCCATCACCACGGGCAAGGTCACTTAGGCACTTAAACCACTCTTTGGTAAGAAGGAGGACTTAAGGGTGTGCTCCAGTTATGGAGAGAACACAGTCCTCAACCTCCCCAGGAAAGTCCAGGTGAGGGCACTGGAAAGGAGAATCCATCCATTAGTTGAACGTCAGATTCAGGAAGACCAATGTCGTTTTTGTCCTGGACAGGGGAAtgctggaccagctctttatcaaGTCAAGGACATTCAAGTGCACATGgaagtttgcccaaccagtctacatgtgtttcgTGGACTCGACACATTCAACACATTCCTTAAGGGATTCAGTGGGAGGTGCTTAGGGACTATGGGGTGTCTGGTCTATTGTTACAAGTCATTTGTTTCCTGTACAACCACAGTGAGAGTTTGGACTAAACTGCTGGCAGTAAGTCAGGCTTGTCCCCCTGGGTGTTGGACTTTGCTAGGGTTTGttactgattctgttcatactTTTTAGGGCCAGAATTTCTTGGCTGCCCAAATTATTGGAAGTCTTCCTGGTTCTTCCTGGAtatggttctgttggcttcatctgGTGGTGGGCTCCAGCTCACAGTGGTCTGCAGCCCACCACTCAGGAATGAAAATCAGCACCTTCAACTCCAAGACCATGGTTGTCACCAAAAAGGGCAGGGGATggtgccccaagtggaggaacttaagtatcttggggtcttgttaACGAGTGAGGGGAGGAGTGGACTGGGAGATTGACAGACAGGCTGGCGTCGTCCATGGTGGTGAAGAAAGATCTCAAGAtaaaagtgaagctgttgatTTACTAGTTTATTTATATCCCTATGGTCACGCACTCTGGGTTAAGATCCATCTTAAATTCTTAATGAATCTCCAACAACATCGCCTGCTATAATGCCTGACAGCAGCTTCCATGTtgtgctgaggcaggttattggttgGTAGTTGGATGGGGGCCAGTCCCTTCTggggggtccttggggatcaggactcTCTGACCTTTGGTTAGCCTGGTTCTTATACTGCCAGGCGCTCAGAGTACAGTTAGCTTCTTTAGCCAGTAGGTGTGAATCATATCAGGGACTGGTAACTGGTGAAGTAGTCTGCTTTTAGATCATGTCCACAGGATGTACACATAGTGAACGCAGGTTTGAGCGCAGaatcaaggaggccatttacgtgaaaaggcaaagactgcctctgaatcgaggaggggggcctaagggtacatctgtcaccatcttatgtatatgtgtatttttGAGGCATTTCCCCACTGCTCCCAATTATATGTAAAGCTAAACTAAAATCTAAATCCCTAATTCAAGCTCTTTACTTGttatacactaccagtcaaaagtttgcaCACATCTTCTCATCTTGATGGttctttgttattttcatgactatttacattgtagattctcactgaatgcatcaaactatgaatgaacacatgtggaattatgtagtaaacaaaaaaatgtgaaataactcaGAACATGTTTTATAATTTAGATTCTTCCAAATATCcgccctttgctttgattactgctttgcacactcttggcgttctctccatgagcttcatgaggtcgtcacctgaaatggtttccaacagtcttgaaggagttcccagagatgctgagcacttgttggtccTTTTGGCTTCACTCTgtggtccatctcatcccaaaccatctccattctgtttaggtcaggtgactgtgtttcgggtcattgtcatgttcaaaaaaataaatgatggcgTAAGTAAAAGCAAACCGAATGGGATGGCATGtggctgcaggatgctgtggtagccatgctggttcagtgtgtcttcagttttgaataaatccccatcagtgtcaccagcaaagcttccccacaccatcacacctcctcctccatgcttcacagtgggaacCATGTGTAACACAGTTAAAAATGGTTCAAGTTAAATCCAGCTAAATGGGACAATGGCACCCTGCATTGACTATGAAGGGCAAAGAATTGTGGGTAATAATTAGAGTAATGGAGGATTCCCGTAGGGGTAACGAATGTGGAAATTTCGTGGACAAAAATTAAGTTACTATTCCGTAACAGTAATAGAAGCTGACCTGGCTATTTTTGGTAAAATGTGTTTGCTGTGGGTTACTTCTGTCATCCTTATGTTGGGTTAGACGTTCGTTTTCTGTGAGACTTCTTCACCAGTAAAGAGAATCTGGAGTATAGCTAGCAAACTCTGATGCCACCTTTTCACACAGGGCTCACGCTGGTTCTCCACGAGAATTAACCATTCTACTTTGTTGCCCTTCATCATAAATGCAGATGCTGAATAAAAGGGGCTGTTGCTACCTAAACTGACCCGACCCCGTTCGTTCATTTAAAGAACCTGAAAAGACATAACACTAAGGTCACACATGCATGTAAAGACCATCCATTCACCTTTTCTGTGTCGCACAAAGACACGGCGGgaggaaccaaagatctcaaacttggactcatcagaccaaagcacagacgtccactggtctaatgtccactccctgtgtttcttggcccaaacaaatctcttctgcttgttgcttttcctcagtcgtggtttcttagcagctatttgacataaaggcctgattcacacagtctccactgaacatgtagagatgtgtctgctactggagctctgtgtggcatctatctgggctctaatctgagctgctgttaacttgggctttctgaggctggtgactcggatgaatttatcctcagcagcagaggtgacttggtcttcctttcctggagCGCTCCTCAAGATTTTGcaattttccagactgactgaccttcaattcttaaagtaatgatggactgttgtttctctttacttagctgattggttgttgccataatatgaattctaacagttatCAAacagggctgtcagctgtgcaccaacctgacttctgcacaacacaactgatggccCCAACCTCATTaggaaggcaagaaattccaccaatgaaccctgacaggcacacctgtgaggtgaaaccatttcaggtgactacatcatgaagctcattgagagaaggccgagggtttgcagcgctgttaacaaagcaaagggtggctacttagtaaaaataaagaaaaaacagtaaatgagaaggtgtgttcaaacttttgactggtagtgtacaGTCAAAATATAGCACAGAGCTGTATTACAtgtcaaaaaagtaaaaataatacaatagaCAGACAAAGAAACTATTGCTTACAGACCTATTCACCAGGCACTTCTGTTGGAGGATGCGGTAAACCTCAGCTGAGGTGGCAGGACCCTGGAGCTTCTGACCATTAAAAATCTCCTTCTCCAGCACTTCAATACTCTATCAGCAGGTGTGCCAagaagaaaatacaagaaagtgcacaattaaaaagcagttagtcatttcaaactaaaaaaaacagttagagCTAATACAGTTTTACAAAGTAATGCATAATGAGGAAAGAGAGCAGATACATTATAACCACCAAATGTGACCGTGCACATACCTTCCCTGTTCtaacaaaggcctctgctgctCGTCGATTGCGGCCGCCATAGCACGTAGCGATGAGGTCAGCCACACCACAGCTCTCCAGAAAGGTTGATGTGGAAACCATGCCATTCTTAGAAAAGAGTTTGGCGAAGGTTATCATCTCCATCAACCCCATTCGGATCACAGCTGCCTTGGTGTTGTCACCACACTGCAAGCCATCACAAAAACCTGCACTCACTGCAACGATGTTCTTCAccagaaatgaacaaaacaaaacacccatTTAGAAAATGATGTAAAGCTCTCGATGCAACACTAACACAAGACCGAAAATAATGCACTGATTAGTACATCACCTCACACCTAATAAAGTTAATTATTAACATGACTGTCTCAAAGAGAATATTTGTGTTTCAGAATTAAAGTTTGTTGGTGCACCAATGCTCCAATTTAATCACTACTCTTAAAAGAAACATATATACTATAAACTGATGAAAATCATTGACACAACATTCACCAAACCACAGAGGTGAGTCATTTGGAATATCAGTTTAAAAGCTTGTATTAGTGCATATGGTATTCATAGCTTCCATATCTGTGAATACAGCTTTGatttgtttatttctgcagacAGTGACAAGCCAACATACATACACTGAGCTTCCTACAGCCAACACCTGTGACCAAGTACATATATGACACCCattgaaaatatgacaaaaggGGTCCTAGTTAAGGTACTGAATCATATTTCAAGATGTAATGAAGGACAGTTTGGTATCATGATGACAGACAGTGGTTCCTACACATTTAGAGAGCTTTATTAAACATCACATGCTTCTTTACCAGCAACATGTTTCAAGTTTCAGAGGTGATACACAATgatacacacagacatatagaTACCAAAAATCCTTACAATAAACAATAACTACAGAGAGACGGTGCTTTTAGCCATGTGAACTATAGAGTATTTTATTCAGTGTCATGTGTAAGTGTTTACCTTCAAAGCTCCACACAGCTCCACCGTGTCAGCATCATCTACTACTGTGATCCTGAAGTTTGGAGTTGTCAGTAACTCTTTGAACAGCAGACCATTCTCCACATTCCTGCTGCCTAACAGCAAACAGAGAgatagacagacacacacagacacacggcAATTTAGATCTAATGGTCAAAACtaactgaaataaaagcatatcaataatcaaaaacataaacactgggtcaccaggCTCAGGACCATTACAGAAGGGAGCTAGTTGAAGCAGTTCAGGCATCTGGCAAGAATACCACCTGGGTGAGGTGTACTGGGCATCTCCCACCGTCAGAAGGCCCCGGGATAGACCCaggaccagtgatgggaataacggcgttacttttttcagtaacgagtaatctaactaattactattcctatcgttacaacgccattaccgttactaacaagaaaatgcggtaaTGGCGTTACTAtggttactatttttcaacaaacagaaggttgaagctgtgttcagcttactgtatcttatatcagttgcacagaagtagctgtaagtactCTGGGCGCTACTgttttaagcagctgcgcgctcccgcggacagacgatcactttttggcacaacacctggagctcagggggcaaaacaatcgtatgagtgctgctgtttgactgaggaagaataaagtagtcgtgataagtcaatcacatgaccacttcaagatgacaaagcaacaaggtgatatataccagtttataaattgtgttgataggccacgttaaaccagagtcatgataaacaatatatatgtaGCGTTTTTTCCTCAGTAGTTTAAatcacgttagcgctagcaagcactctctgcttatgagcaaaaaaacaagaaacaaaactaaacaaaacacagcccgttcgtgttggtggaaaaatgcaccatgtacacacacatatatacatacatatatacatatatatatatacatacatatacacatatatatatatatatatatatatatatatacacacatatatacatacatacatatacacatatatatatatatatatatatatatatatatatatatatatatatatatatatatacatatatatatatatatatatatacatatatatatatatatatatatacatacatatatatatatatatatatacatatatatatatatatatatatatatatatatatatatatacacacacacatatacacacacacacatacatatacacacacacatatatatatatatatatatatatatatatatatacatatatatacacatatatatacatatatacatatatatatatatatatacacatatatatatatacatatatatatatatatatatatatatacatatatatatatatatatatatatatatatatacacatatatatacacatatacacatatatacatatatacacatatatatatatacatatatatatatatatatatatatatatatatatatatacatatatatatacatatacacacatatatatatacacacacacacatatatacatatatatatacatatatatatacatatatatacatacatatatatatatatatatatatatatacatatatatatatatatatatatatatatatatatatatatatatatatatatatatatatatatatatatatatatatatatatatatatatatatatatatatatatatatatacatatacatacatatatacatacatatacatacatatatacatatatatatatatatatatatatatatacatatatatatatatatatatatatatatatatatatatatatatatatatatatatatatatatatatatatatatatatatatatatatatatatatatatacatatatatatatatatatatatatatatatatatatatatatatatatatatatacatatatatatatatatatatatatatatatatatatatatatatatatatatatatatatatatatatgtatatatatatatatgtatatgtgtatatatgtgtatgtatgtatgtatgtatgtatatgtgtgtatgtatgtgtgtatatgtatgtatatatgtatatatatatatatatatatatatatatatatatatatatatatatatatatatatatatatatatatatatatatatatatatatatatatatatatatatatatatatatatatatatatatatatatatatatatatatatatatatatatatatatatatatatatatatatatatatatatatatatatatatatatatatatatatatatatatatatatatatatatatatatacacacacacacatacatatacatatacatacatacatatacatacatatatatatacatatacatacatatacatacacatatatatatatatatatatatatatatatatatataaaaatatactgAATAACATTTTCCACGTGGATTCTACTTACCGATAGTGGTTTCACAGAACTTCTCAGCTGCTACTTCGTTGGCAATGTTCGCTCCCATGAGGACACTGACATCAATCTCCATCTTCTCACGAATGATGTCAGAGATGAGCTTCAGGCCCTCTGGGCCTTCATATATACCCTGAGAGAGTAATGAGAGGGGTGGTGGTGGATGAGTGATGGTATACAGAATGAGTTATAAAGGACACAGGGATTGTACTTAGCTGCTTATACCCATGCTGTAGGGAGGAAAGCAGCCCCCCCTCCCAATTTGTTTCTTCTAACTGACCTCCTCACCCACAGGCTAAGCCCAGACACCCTTGAAAGGAAGCTAATTTCTGATTTCTGTAGTCTGATTCTTCCAGTCACTACCTACAGCTTGCAGCCAAATACATTCACCAGCACTCTGCTTACCAAAACAGTGTCCAAGTAACTGCAGATGTTGAACCAGTCCACCTCACTCTCACACTCACCTGTTCACCCACTTGTGAACAAGAGATATTTGAACTCTTGACTAGGGGAAGCAATTCTTCTCTAACCTGGAGTCTTTTCAGCTTCAGAGCCATGGCGTGAGATTCTGAGGTACCAGTTCTCACTCTGATGATAGGGGGCTTGTGGAGATCAGTATTTGATGAGCCCAGTAGGACCACCGCATCCACAAGACCCATAGATATGATCTAATTCCaccaaactgtaaattttacaCCCATGTATTGTGCCTAGAAATTTGTTAATAGACCTCAGTGTCACCACATGAGTCACACATgttgactgttgttgtttgttgttggaCAGGTTACAAACCGCCTGTAACTACAGACCAAAAACTCAGACACAACAGTGTCACATACTCATATTGTACTGTTTGGTTAGGGGATGCCTGAGGAATGGACAAGTGTACTGGTACCAGTTTTTAAGACAAATACCATGGAGGTATGGGAAAGAGTTGTTAAAGCTAGGTTAAAAAGAGAGGTGATGATCAGTGAAGGGGAGTATGGCTTCATGCTGAGAAAGAGCACtacagatgtgatgtttgctttgagtaCACTGATGGACATCTGCAATGTGACCTTGTGGATCTAGAGAAAGATAAGGCGccaagagaggaactgtggtaTCTTATGTGGAAGCCGGGGGTGGCAGAAAAGTAGGTGAAGGTATTGCAGGTCA
This sequence is a window from Oreochromis aureus strain Israel breed Guangdong linkage group 11, ZZ_aureus, whole genome shotgun sequence. Protein-coding genes within it:
- the LOC116318451 gene encoding glycerol-3-phosphate dehydrogenase 1-like protein codes for the protein MASPLKVCIVGSGNWGSAIARIVGNNARTLQHIATTVKMWVFEENINGRKLSDIINTEHENVKYLPGYKLPENVVAVPKLSDAAMGADLLVFVVPHQFIRKLCDEMLGCVSTRARGITLIKGIYEGPEGLKLISDIIREKMEIDVSVLMGANIANEVAAEKFCETTIGSRNVENGLLFKELLTTPNFRITVVDDADTVELCGALKNIVAVSAGFCDGLQCGDNTKAAVIRMGLMEMITFAKLFSKNGMVSTSTFLESCGVADLIATCYGGRNRRAAEAFVRTGKSIEVLEKEIFNGQKLQGPATSAEVYRILQQKCLVNRFPLFTAVYQICFEKRPVQEMISCLQSHPEDM